The Lycium barbarum isolate Lr01 chromosome 9, ASM1917538v2, whole genome shotgun sequence genome has a segment encoding these proteins:
- the LOC132611233 gene encoding putative ABC transporter B family member 8, with the protein MSSSSEKALENKNRKSIAIICRYADGKDILLMCLGTIGAIGDGVSTNCLLVYVSHLFNSLGYGKTQQNNENFMEEIEKCSLYFVLLGLAVMVVAFMEGYCWSKTSERQVLKIRYKYLEAILRQEVGFFDSQEATTSEITNSISKDTSLIQEVLSEKVPLFLMHTTVFISGIGFSAYFSWRLALVALPTIVLLTIPGLIYGKYLLYLSKKSSEEYSKANAIVGQALSSIKTIYSFTAEKSVIERYSLILDKTIKLGMKQGIAKGLAVGSTGLSFAIWALLAWYGSHLIMHRGETGGRIYAAGVSFVLGGLSLGMALPEVKYFTEASVAASRIFDRIDRVAEIDSEDTRGVVLENIRGEVEFRNVKFTYPCRPDSVVLKNFNLKIEAGKTVALVGASGSGKSTAIALIQRFYDTNAGAICIDGVEIKSLQLKWLRGKMGLVSQEHALFGTSIKENIMFGKVDATMDEVVAAAMTANAHNFITQLPQGYETKIGERGALLSGGQKQRIAIARAIIKNPVILLLDEATSALDSESETLVQNALDQAILGRTTLVVAHKLSTVRNADLISVVSNGCISELGAHNELMEKNEQYARLVKLQRQFSSIDQEQTAEPRISSVARSSAGRQSSVRSSPGVIGSPLLIEESLAQASPHPTPSFSRLLSLNLPEWKQGIIGILSAIAFGSVQPVYALTIGGMISAFYSQSHEEMQSRIQKYCLIFIILCLVSVLLNLFQHYNFAYMGEHLTRRIRLRMLEKILTFEAAWFDEEQNSSGALCSRLSNEAAMVKSLVADRVSLLVQSTSAVTVAMVMGLIVAWKLALVMIVVQPLTILCFYTRKVLLSTITGKFVKAQYRSTQIAVEAVYNHRIVTSFGSIQKVLDIFDEAQDEPRKEARKKSWLAGIGIGSAQGLTFICWALDFWVGGKLVNAGEISAADVFKTFFILVSTGKVIAEAGSMTSDLAKGSTVIASIFSILDRKSLIQGSYHEAKNNSIGTNLEKMTGRIEMKKVDFAYPSRPNRLVLREFSLEVKAGTSTGLVGKSGCGKSTVIALIQRFYDVDKGSLKIDGVDIRLLDIEWYRRHMALVSQEPVIYSGTIRENILFGKLDASEYEVVEAARAANAHEFISSLKNGYDTECGDRGVTISGGQKQRIAIARAIIRNPTILLLDEATSALDAQSEQLVQEALDQLMVRRTTVVVAHRLNTIRNLDSIAFVSEGKVLEKGTYSQLKEKRGAFFNLVKLQST; encoded by the exons ATGAGTTCTTCATCTGAAAAGGCGTTAGAAAATAAAAACAGAAAGTCAATAGCTATTATTTGCAGATATGCTGATGGAAAAGACATTTTATTGATGTGTCTGGGCACAATTGGAGCCATCGGAGATGGGGTTTCAACAAATTGTTTGTTGGTATACGTTAGCCATCTTTTTAATAGCTTGGGTTATGGTAAGACTCAACAGAACAATGAGAATTTCATGGAAGAAATTGAAAAG TGCAGTTTATATTTTGTACTATTGGGATTGGCAGTCATGGTTGTGGCCTTTATGG AAGGTTACTGCTGGAGCAAAACGAGCGAGCGGCAAGTGCTAAAAATTCGGTACAAGTATTTGGAAGCCATTCTTAGGCAAGAAGTTGGTTTCTTTGATTCACAAGAAGCTACCACTTCTGAAATCACTAACAGCATTTCAAAAGATACTTCTCTTATCCAAGAAGTTCTTAGTGAAAAG GTACCCCTATTTTTGATGCATACAACAGTCTTCATCTCAGGAATTGGATTTTCAGCCTACTTCTCATGGAGGTTGGCTTTAGTTGCCTTACCAACAATAGTTCTCCTCACAATCCCTGGTTTAATCTATGGAAAATATCTACTTTATTTGTCGAAAAAATCCTCGGAGGAATACAGCAAAGCAAATGCTATTGTAGGGCAGGCTCTTAGCTCCATTAAAACAATATATTCATTTACTGCTGAGAAGAGTGTGATTGAAAGGTATTCATTGATTCTTGATAAAACCATAAAGTTGGGAATGAAACAAGGAATTGCAAAAGGACTTGCTGTTGGTAGCACAGGGCTATCCTTTGCAATATGGGCTTTACTTGCTTGGTATGGAAGCCATTTGATTATGCATAGAGGTGAAACTGGTGGCAGAATTTATGCTGCTGGAGTTTCTTTTGTCTTGGGTGGACT ATCGCTTGGGATGGCTCTGCCTGAGGTGAAATACTTCACAGAAGCTTCTGTTGCTGCCTCAAGAATATTTGATAGGATTGATCGCGTTGCAGAAATTGATAGTGAAGATACAAGAGGAGTCGTGCTAGAAAATATTAGAGGGGAGGTTGAATTCAGGAATGTCAAGTTCACATATCCTTGTCGCCCAGATAGCGTTGTGCTCAAGAACTTCAATCTTAAAATTGAAGCAGGCAAAACAGTGGCCCTTGTTGGTGCAAGTGGAAGTGGAAAATCTACTGCCATTGCGTTGATCCAAAGGTTTTATGATACTAATGCAGGAGCTATATGTATTGATGGTGTAGAAATAAAGTCATTGCAGTTGAAATGGTTGAGAGGAAAAATGGGGTTAGTAAGTCAAGAACATGCACTATTTGGAACATCTATTAAGGAGAATATAATGTTTGGGAAAGTTGATGCAACCATGGATGAAGTTGTCGCTGCAGCAATGACAGCGAATGCTCATAATTTCATCACGCAACTTCCACAAGGATATGAGACCAAG ATTGGTGAAAGAGGAGCACTTCTATCAGGTGGTCAAAAGCAGAGAATTGCAATTGCTCGAGCCATCATAAAGAATCCTGTAATTCTTCTGCTTGATGAAGCCACAAGTGCACTTGATTCTGAATCAGAAACACTTGTCCAAAATGCCTTGGATCAAGCCATCCTTGGGAGAACTACACTG GTTGTTGCCCACAAGCTATCTACAGTCAGAAATGCAGACCTTATTTCAGTAGTAAGTAATGGTTGCATCAGTGAACTAGGGGCACACAATGAGCTTATGGAGAAAAATGAGCAGTATGCAAGACTAGTAAAACTTCAAAGACAATTTAGTTCTATCGATCAAGAACAAACTGCTGAACCTCGTATTTCTTCAGTAGCAAGGAGCAGTGCAGGAAGACAAAGCTCAGTAAGATCAAGTCCGGGTGTAATCGGCTCACCTTTGCTCATTGAGGAAAGCCTGGCCCAAGCTTCACCTCATCCTACCCCTTCCTTCTCTCGTCTCCTTTCATTAAACTTACCCGAATGGAAGCAAGGAATTATCGGAATCTTATCTGCCATTGCTTTTGGTTCAGTGCAACCTGTCTATGCACTAACCATAGGTGGAATGATTTCAGCTTTTTACTCACAAAGTCATGAGGAAATGCAATCTAGAATCCAGAAATACTGTCTGATTTTCATCATCCTTTGCCTTGTCTCAGTTCTTCTCAATCTATTCCAACATTACAATTTTGCTTACATGGGCGAACACCTGACCAGAAGAATAAGACTGCGAATGCTCGAGAAAATCTTGACCTTTGAAGCAGCCTGGTTCGACGAGGAGCAGAACTCAAGTGGAGCTTTATGTTCTCGATTGAGCAATGAAGCAGCCATGGTGAAATCCCTTGTTGCTGATAGAGTTTCACTCTTGGTCCAAAGCACTTCAGCCGTCACTGTTGCTATGGTAATGGGGCTAATTGTGGCTTGGAAACTTGCACTAGTTATGATCGTTGTCCAACCACTCACGATTCTCTGCTTTTACACGAGAAAAGTCTTGCTATCCACTATCACGGGTAAATTCGTTAAGGCACAATATCGTAGTACTCAAATTGCTGTAGAGGCTGTATATAATCATAGGATTGTGACGTCGTTTGGGAGCATACAAAAGGTCCTTGACATATTTGATGAGGCACAAGATGAGCCAAGGAAGGAGGCTAGGAAGAAATCTTGGTTAGCTGGTATTGGTATAGGATCAGCACAAGGTCTAACTTTCATTTGTTGGGCCCTAGATTTTTGGGTTGGTGGAAAGCTAGTTAATGCTGGGGAAATATCAGCTGCTGATGTCTTCAAGACTTTCTTTATATTAGTCAGCACTGGAAAGGTAATAGCTGAAGCTGGAAGCATGACTTCTGATCTCGCCAAGGGCTCAACAGTAATTGCTTCTATCTTTTCCATTCTTGATCGAAAATCACTTATTCAAGGATCCTATCATGAG GCAAAGAATAACAGCATCGGGACGAACTTGGAGAAGATGACCGGTCGAATAGAGATGAAAAAGGTTGATTTTGCATATCCAAGTAGGCCTAACAGGCTAGTGTTGCGCGAATTCAGCCTGGAGGTAAAAGCAGGCACTAGCACTGGACTGGTCGGGAAAAGTGGATGCGGAAAATCAACAGTAATTGCCTTGATTCAAAGATTTTACGATGTAGATAAGGGATCACTGAAAATCGATGGGGTAGACATTCGATTACTCGATATAGAATGGTATAGAAGGCACATGGCGCTGGTGAGCCAAGAACCAGTGATATATTCTGGCACCATCCGTGAAAACATTTTGTTTGGCAAACTTGATGCATCAGAATATGAGGTGGTGGAAGCTGCAAGAGCTGCCAATGCACATGAATTTATTTC GTCCCTGAAAAATGGATACGACACAGAATGTGGAGATAGAGGTGTGACAATTTCAGGAGGGCAAAAGCAAAGAATCGCCATTGCTAGGGCGATTATACGGAACCCCACTATACTACTTCTAGACGAAGCAACGAGTGCTCTTGATGCTCAGTCAGAGCAACTTGTGCAGGAAGCATTGGATCAACTAATGGTTCGAAGAACAACAGTGGTTGTGGCTCACCGGCTTAATACCATCAGGAATTTAGACTCCATCGCTTTTGTTTCAGAAGGGAAGGTGTTGGAGAAAGGAACTTATTCACAACTAAAGGAAAAGAGGGGGGCATTTTTCAATCTTGTCAAACTTCAATCCACATAA